The genomic window TGAAGATCAATGGCAGCAGTGACGTCACTGTTGTGGAGCTGGATCTCTATGTAGGTACGTATACAGTTTATTATTCTCCCATTTATACACCTAGAGTAAGAGAAGAAATTATGGTCTAGTGACTCTCCCATGGagacaagtgtcatgaccgtgCACTAACCCTCACTGTGATTACTCGGGCACCAGCAATTTAGTCCGATTCGAAGTAAAACGCTCGTCCACGACTCTGCATAACAAAATCCCAAAGTCTGTAATAATTTTTCACTACCGTCTATAATGGTATTTCAAGTCAATATTAAAGGatcattacataattggtaagaaaaactcgtaATTACTATATAAAGATCACAGATCTGCACAAAacgtacacggtctaatgatgatgatagtgggAAAATTGCCTTGAAATgcttctgtctgaaatgtcaaaaTTGATGCTTACATGATGCTTGGTgctcacactgccagcaactgttttgtttagcaaaaaaaaacgattctgcaatgttcctttattGTAAAGTTAACTTCATTCTACTGCTCATCAGGAGGTAAGATGGTTTTTGGCGCTAGTCCGACAACTGAAAATCCACATCAGCCCGGCACTACGACAACTGACGCACCGCAACAGTCTGGCAGCACGACAACTCGTCCAATGCAGCTCCCATCCCCCACCCAAGTTCCACCAACTGTCACTCTCCACCAAACACCATCAACAACAAAGTCAACAACAGAAACATCCACAACAAGCCGGCCCCCAGACCGATCATCCACATCAACGGGAAGTCCACAAGGGCGAATATCCACAACCTCAACAAAAAGTTCTCAATCTTCTTCATCGACAACAACTCAGACACAAGCAATGACTTCGGTAGTTGATATTGAGAGCGACCAAGCCACAACCTTGAATGATGTGACAACGGAGATGGACACACCAACAGCTGATGGCAGCCAACAACCAATGACAGAAGCAGCTCCAACAACAATGAGCCAATCAGATGCTCCAATGCAATTAGATATGGCCACGACTGAGGAAGCTCCAACAACAATGAGCCAATCAACAACTCCAATGCAAACTGAAATGGTCACGTTCGAGGAAGCTTCAGGAAGTTTCAGACACAGGCGCGAAACGCGGACTTTACTTGAGTTCACTACAAACCAGTTCACCAAGGAACCATCTACCAATAAGTTGATAACAAGATTTACGGTTGACTTATCAAACCCGGTTTGCTCTCAACACCCACTAAATACATGCGTGCAGGCAGGCTGGTCCCAGAACACCACTAGGACCCCAAATCGCTTCCACCTTTGGAGTGATACCAACCAACTCGTGGAGGTGTACACCGCTCTGATGCAGGATGTGGATGTGACGTCACAGCATGGCAAGGAACTGCAAAGGGTCACTTGTAGTCTGTTGGCGCCCTCTTGCGACGATGGTCTGCTGGGTCGTAACCTGCCCTGCAGATCAGCGTGTGTCAACCTTGTCCATGCACTGAAGGATCCCACTAAGGCAGAAGCGTTGGGGGCGCTGTGCAGCACGTCACTACCAGAATCGGATTCAGGATTCATCTGTTTCCAGATAAACGGCCAACAAGGTGGTAAGTGCTGGGTTTTTTCTTACACAGAGCAAGTTCAAGTGCGCATAAAATAGTCGACTAGCctactgaccagcaacgtacatgcgcagtgtCGATAGCCAATAGTCAACTATCTGTGGTACCACCCGGTACACACAATCCACGTTTATAGCGTCACTGGCTCCTAGCAATTCAATTAATATAGATCCCCAAAAGGGTAATCCAAAAACACGCTTCTAGTAAAAACatttacacaataaaaatagcATGTAAGCATTATGTGTAAGCATGGAGCAGGCTATCGGAACCAGGGAAGAAAACAAGGTACTGAGGTTGGCTCCAATGGTCGACCACATTAATTTGTCGACCAACCTAGGTTTGAGTCTAGtcaatcttgagttatgatggtgcacactcgaacttgctaaTGGAGTATATTTCCATTTTCTGTATTTGATGACTAATCCACGGCTTAGGTTTAACCTTCACCTAAAGCTCCGTATGTTTGCTTTAAGAAACTTTGAACCAATCCAAACGCACAAGTGCTGCTGGCAGCGCAATAATagtttgtacacaaagacaTGGACAAGCCGAAGTTATTTCAGATGCTAGGCCTGAagtgttttgagaaattacttctttctcaaaaactacttcaaagggaatcGTTTCAgaatctcacaatgttttattctatcaccagctctccattgctcgtttccaagtaagttttttgtgtTGACAATTAGTTTTAGGaatattaccaacagtgtcttaCGCCTTAAAATGGATCTGCAACAAAATAATACCCGGAATTCACTGGAAAATAGCAGTTGTAAATAGTGTTTTCATGACAATAACAAATCCTATGTTTCTTGCCTGATTAGACTCCCAGAGTTCTTGCTCATCGGGTCACTGTCTAAACGGAGGATCCTGTTTCGATTTGAATGGCCAAGCCTACTGCAGGTGCTCAATGGAGTTCGGAGGAGATCGTTGTCAAATCGGTGAGTTTCACATTCTGTGCTCAACcaatatttctttaaaaaaactgcaacagGAAATAAAGGATGTATAATTCAATTTTGCAATAAAGCCATTTCCCGGTGAAATGAGGGCGCATGTTTCGAGTGTGAAAAACATCAACTGTAGAGATACAGACCTGTTAAAAATGTCCACCTCAAAATTACCTGTGACTTCAATTCACAAAAACGACGTATGTCACActtacattaattttgaaatctaaaaaaaaaatggtagaGTGGTTTATCTCACCCAAACGTTTTTCAGTACGCCATTGTTATGCATCAGTTTGATGTACGCTTCACCTCGATGAATTGATGTATCTTCGAAAAAATTGTCACGGTTTCTTTGAGAATAACTAACAACTGAGGAAAAAATACTATACACccaaaaaataattagttaTTAGATGAgtgaaacaacaaacaaaataaaattcacaTATTATTCGTTGTATCTGTGTGCTAAAACTCATTTTAGACCCACTTGCTTTCGCATCTCTTCTGCGCCTGAAGTGTCTTGCCGACAGACATGGTGTATAACAATGGGCACTATTATAATATTTCAGTAAACATTATTCTGCTTCATGTATTGCGCCCTCAAACACGCTGGTCCTAAAGAAAACGCAATGTAAATTCATTtaatatgtttttgttattaatttgtttgttttcatattaATATTGTCTCTGTTTAGATCCGTGTACGCCCAATCCTTGCGCCAATGGCGCCACGTGTATTGGACGAGTTGAGCTTATTACGTCATACGCGTGCGGATGCCAAGCTGGTTACCACGGAAAACATTGCGAACTAAGTACGTACACATTATTTTGATTGAGTACCAGCAAGAAAATAATGTCGATCACTAGCCAGTAATTGATCACATGTCGATCATTAGCAATCAGTCTTGTCGATCATTAACCAGGGTGTCTTGCCCGAGCGAGTAAGAGTACAAGCTCACTtgtgtctgatcagcagagtataaATTCGAAATGTGACACTTTTctgagcaagaaacttaactGTAGTTGCTTCTCAACGCCCAGGGGTAAATGGTTACATGTGAAAGCAAACATGGTTCGTGTAATTGAATCTGtgtcaaacaaaatggaaatgaaAAGCAGAGGTCGATGTTTAAACTAATGAAACTGTTTTATATTCTGCATTTTAGGTGTTGGCGTCTTACCAGCCCcttcaataccaagtaagtaaaAACTCAACAACTATAATTTGTGTTTCAATCATTATAAGAGCGTGGTCAAAAACACCTTTTCGGGACAAAAGTGTAGAAATTTGATGCTCTGACGTTGTGTAGCTATCGACTGCttacaaagtaaaaacaaaatatatgtatatgtaatatttaaaattcaaaattgtttgttgttgttgttgatgtttttgttttttaaccaaaggcggtttttctttgtttggtGGTGTTTATTGGcgtgttgtttgtttatttattgaggtgtttgtttgtttgttgggttttgttgatgtgtttgttGGTCGGGTACTTTCTTTCATCttcattttcttcatttttgtatCCCCCTTTCTTAAAGGTGAACCAGTTCCATCTACGATTGTGGTACCGGTATGTCTTGACGTGCTTCCTTACGGGCAGTTCATATCAGACACCAAGGCCCCGGGCTGGGGTATCGTCAAACCCCTTGCGTCATGCTCCCCAGACGCAAGGCTCATGTTCTGCGCCATGGCACATCCGGAATTCCATCCCCAGTCTGCTTTACTTTACCAGCAGCAGAGGGCGCCCTGCAGGGAAGTATGCCAGAGGATATTTTTGGAGTGCGACATTTTGTTTCAAGCGCTCGATCGAAATGTTCCGGGGATATGCGAGGGGTTGGGTACCGATCAGACAGAAGTGGAACATTTCTGTACGCAATACTAAAGGTACCGCATTGAGCAAGTACGGGTTAGCGACTAGACTTGACGACACCGGCTATTACTAACCAGAAACCATAAAGCACCTGGTGATTGACTATATCGAACCATGCACTGCAGGAGCATGTGacctttttcgaaaccacggcttcgggtTTGGATTCGGATTCAGGCCCGTATTCGTCTGAACCCTGAGCGAGTATACGCAAAGCATGCACACtggtcaaaacaaccgcgggacAGGCTAGCCTGAACCGAAGCCCAAACCAAATCCAGTTGTTTCGTAAAGGGCCTGTGGTCAATTCGAGAGCTACGTCAGTTTCTGGTCAAGTCTCGTCGCAAgtaatatatattatttttgacAACACGACCAAGCTGTTTGAAGTCCTTAATATTAAATGGTCGGCTCTTAATTTAACTCTCATTCTTTGCCGTTTTCATATAAGATGGCACGAAGATAAATGACAGAAAGCCCTCGTTTATtcttatagaaaaaaaaaatcattattttttaatggaaaaaaaaatgttctcagTTAAGAATAACAACTTAGACAATGGTAGCCTTTTGTATTGCTATGTACCAACTAAATGCCATGCATATCATCATATGTACTGCTTTTGCCATCTGCCATTTCTCTTTTAATAGTATCGTTCTATAAGTAGATGGTTTTACCAgtagtttgtgtagctttgtacattgaagaaacttgaataaaatTCCCCCTCCAGGGGAAAAAGAGTCTAGTTGCTTACCCGAACTTGCTCACTGGTTCATTTGATTTTTCAGCGAGcgttgagggcgctgttacacCACGTCGCAATTTAGTGTAATTACATATTCCTATTGTCTGAGggaaaaattatcaaattaaaGTATATCTTGCCTTTCGCGGGAAGTTAATGATGCTATTCAGCGCGTGATGTGTGTATTATTAATCACCATCGTAAGGATGCAGGCTGACACAAAACAGTACTCAGAGCAAAGAACAATAGATATCCGCTctattgtttattcttttaataCTCGTAGTAATGTAAAGCAGTACGGCCCTTGAGGAATAgaccttgtgctattttaactGATCACTCAACCTATGTATGTTTGCAATCACATGCATGTTTGATTTGAGCTCAACGAGGGTACCTGTTTGGGATTCACGCTTATAAGTTTTGCTTCTTAGTGAGCTCCCCTGTAGTCAGTAACATAGTGTTTTTATATCTACCTTGCCAAGccgtattattattaagtaggatttgaaatagAAGAatcttctccagaagacgatcagagcatactgatcgaaacgtcgatcGAAAcggacggttcttttcagaaccacctcaactcatttagagattattacatcgtgttaccgcaaactcatTTATatgtattattatatatattattgaaacatgtacatacattattATGGCTGTATAAGATTTGTTACCgtggaaacaaaataaacctTGAAACGTGTAATCATAATATTGTGCATTTTATTATCACAGCAATTCGATATCAATACTGTGGAAGAATTCTTTTCAATGTTTGTATTATCAACTTTTTGctattttatgaaataatattacaccatttttactaaaaaatatcattactattttataaaataattatttaaaattattttcaggctttgttaatattattttaaagtcaTTTTGCATTTCTTACTGGCAGCCAATCGATGGCAACACTGAGAAAAAAACCTGTATTATATAGCAGTtcctttccttttttaaataatatttcttGCACCGTTTATACAACACAAACAATGAATTGTACGCAAGGTTGCATTGGACAAGTTaagttgggctcaatttgtAGGAAAGCGTCGGCAAGAGCTTTGTTACTTTCATTCAGTCAATTTCCTTCATTCATTTAATAACTATTTGAGAACTATTCCGGATAGGCCTACtctcacacaaaaaaaaacataacttgtGTTTTATGATGTTAACAGCAActtagactttgacaattaccaataacgtccagtgtctttaagtgcttGAAGTTTCACAACAAAGATAATGTCTCTTAACTTATttggatttgttattttttttttttttataatgtaaaaatatgcttaaaggaacacgttgccttggatcggtcgagttggtcttgaaaggcgtttgtaaccgtttgtgatGAAATCCACAAGGGtagaaagtagaatacaatgatccacacaaactcgctcgaaattgcacggttttccttttaccttgtcgactaacacggtcggccattaattatGCGAGGGTAGGTTGACTCCCTACCCtcgcataaaataaaattggccgaccgtgttagttcgcaaagtaaaaggaaaaccgagcATTtttgaagcaaatttgtgtggatcattgtattctacttttaaaatatatttctaaccatatgcatttcataacaaacggttacaaacgattttcttttgaccaactcgtccgatcaaaggcaacgtgtttctttaaaccCTACTATATATTACACCAGGCAGTTTtgagaaatttgtttttatatttccagTTTATATGTTTggatttcattttgaaataacaaattatGCAAGTAAATATTGTAGCAATTAGTATAATGGCGATATCTTAAACGGAGCTTactaaatatatattgatatacATATTTATAATATTGTGAGCCATAgcttacatttatttcaaaacaatgaATCAATATAAGTACATTTTGAAGGCTCTTATGAGTCAAGTGCTGTCTTGCGGAAAGTACTCTTCTCTGTAACAAATTGTGATTTTACAGAAAGTAACTGCAAATCCATATCTCTTACATTAAACATTGAATGTAAgatactataattgcttccctCCACCCTGGAGTAATGGATGCCTTTGAGATTGAGTTTTTTTGGTGTGAACGATTAGCAACCTGTTTGCCAATGTATGGCTGCCGGTGCTGTAACTCCATAGGACTTTGGATGGACTCATTTATGCAAATTTCCCACGAGCGTATAATAATGTTCTTGCAATAATGTTGAAATACTGAAGCATGATTGGCTTCAAAAAGAGCATAGTTTTATTACTACAAGTTTTATAACTATTAACCTCAATGTACCTTCTTAAATGTAATTGATAATAAAAGGCTATACGTTTCTAATAAATAAAGACAACTGTACAAGCTGATTCAAAACTCTTGCAAATttagatttattttgttttgttttaattattattagtattttcTATATTTTCGTTTTTAGAAAAATCCTAAGTGGCCTATTATTACCAGTATtatatatcattattattatttattttatttttttttcccgtaCTTCAATCCATCTAAATAGATTTGTATGTGTATATTTGGGCAAGTTCAACAACCAAAGTTTTTCTTCTCTTTAACAGTGCATAGTTGCGCATAGGAGACGTATCGTATGCACGTCGTCACTAGTTTCATCCATACCAACATTGACCCAATATTGTGAGCGCTGCAGTTGCCGCGTGCAACAGGTGCCATATGCGTCAAAAAAGGTATCTACCCGTTTtcttaaatgaaaaaaaaatgcattaacATGTTCTAAGGAAAATAGACTCTTTGCCTAATTTTCTGATATAAAATTGTTGAGCCACTACAAATAAGGTTTTACAGATATTCTACCTAAAATAGTTCTAATATTTAACAAGTGCTGTTAAATTCTACCATAGTTGGGCACACTGTGCTGAGAGAGCGCTCTtattcactaaaataattaagtGATTTTTAAACAGCAAGATCTTTCAAACCCATTCATGTGTATTTGTAGGAAAGAGGAACACTGCGCTCTACTTAAACAAACGTAAAACAAGTTAAAAGACCGTTGACGCATCTAAAGGCTTAAAAATAATGACCAAAACAACTGGTGCACAATTCCATTGTGTTGTATATGTGATCGCTCAATACTCCTGGCAATTAAGCCCCACCTTCCTGCGAGTTCCATGCCTCAGTGCATCTCCAGTACAATAGAATCAAGCTTACTCGACCTTCAAGCTGACTTTATTATCTAGTTGCGAAACGACGTGGACAGAtagttaaaggtactggacacgtttggtaattaaagaccagtattctcaatcagtgtatccaaacatactATACGTAAAAtgacacacctgtgaaaattaaggcccAATAGCATCACAAttgaagaaaatacacccttgcaCCAAGTTGTCAATAATAAATTGGTCATCGGGAttgcaaataaattaataacatgaaaaaatactctttttgaacaaaatgtgtgtgctttcagatatctGAGAAAGACTTAAGATTTGACGGCTTTCTCAGTTTAAGGGcagtaaacactattggtaattaataaaaatgataataagcataaaaccttacttggtaacaagttatggggagaggttggtagtataaaacattgtgagaaacggctccctctcatgtggagtacttttcgagaaagaagtgattttcaacgaacttgatttcgagacctcagtttcgaggtttcgaaatcaagcatctgaaagcacacaacttcgtgtaacaagggtatcttttctttcattattatctcgcaacttcgatgaccgattgaaggTTTGTTttcatgcataatgttgagatacagcaagtgagagcactggtctttgacaataccaatagtgtccagtggctataatttaaaaaaaaaagtattgagaaattacctctttctgaaaaatGTCGTTTGAGTAAAGAAATGACTCCTTTTTACAGGTGCCCATGGTACCAAAAACTACTTTGATTGTGACCATATACCTTTCAAAAAACAGTACTGTATACAAATatgatctataaaaaaaactgtattgATGCTGTTGTTTTAACTGATGGGAACAAAATTGGCAGTAAATGTAACACCTGCTAatgtgttcatattattatttgaaacaaTTGCTTTGAAATATTAAAAGGTTTAACGTCGTTTTGGGAAGCCGTTTTTAAAACCAGCGATAACTTCaaagacaaaaatatttgtatgaTCAAAAAATAACTGTTGTTATTGTTTCTATGTAATATGTTGTTGTGATAATAATGTGTTATGTTTAGAAAAATTGCACTAAAAGGCTTCGAATGTAATCATCTAATATATTGTAACCAGCTGTAGGAACAAGAtagtttttttccggcaattttaaaagaagaatgaTAAAAATAACTGTCCTTGTTATTTGTATTTCAATCATAAAGCTATATATTTTGacaatatatatatagctctatgattcCAACTGATTGGGAAAAAATGGCCGTAAAAGATATTTCTTTACGACAAGTCATTTAAATTGATTACATTGTCGTTTCTGAATATTGGGGCATGTTCGCTCACATATCAGGCAGGTTTTTcgtgtggttttattttatttttcttaaatttCTTTACGCACCGACATGCGCTTTAACTGCACGGCAgtcataattaatatttttttaagtggCACCGAGGAGAAATGGCGAACCAACTGAGCAGACATTTTGGATCTACGCGCGGTTCAGTTGCCATGGGGAAAACAGCTTAAATTGGTTGCCATGTCAACGCGGCAGACTGAATCGTTGGGGCCTTCTCAACCCTCATCTCGGTATAGCAACAGGTTGGTGTCTTGCCGCGCTGTAACAACAGCTTCATCCTCGAACCCCTGGTTCATTTTTATGATTCCCTGAAACCCGATACGATTGAATTGTTGTgaaagcttaaagacactggacacgtttggtaaaataaatgtcaaagatcagtccTCCCAGcaaatacataaacaaaaatcCTGTAATAATTCGGGCTTAATGTATAAAACTTGACCAGTAAATTTATAAGAAGTTACAAGGGTTTTATTCTTTGTGAACTAGAAGATGTAGAACGCATCTTATTCTAAACAATATGACGGGgctgaaatgaaaataattccAATCCGCATGAAAAACTCCTGTAACAATTCGGGCTTAATGTATAAAGCTTGACCAGTAAATTTGTAACAAGTTACAAGAGTTTTTATTCTTGGCGAACTAGAAGATGGAAAATGCATCTTATTCTAAACAATATGACGGGgctgaaatgaaaataattccAATACGCGAACCGGGCCCACTGGGGTAAAATACTGGGAagaaacaacatggacatcttTGTTGTCCTTTATCAAAGTGCGTCACTTACATTGTCAGGGTATCAACAAGAGAACGTTGTTTTTGATGTAAAGCTTTTGTCATACAATGAAGATTAATGAGTGGAATTAGAATTTAACTGTTCTTGCTCATTAATTATATTACAGACATTGTTAACACTTGTAAGAAATCGATAATATACAGCTCCAGGTCTGTCGGGAAGCAAACTTGGGTTTCCATCCGTAAAACATTTcctgaatatttttgttttgtttaaggattcccttcttgttcttttttttaatcgatttagaaaGACACATTTCCCCAAATAATTTGggtgtataggcctacagaaaaaaaatacctctCGGGAAAGACcagaaacaaaaccaaaatgggAGCGAGGTTGATCATTCTCGTGCCCTTGGTCTAAATAAAGCTACGTTTGGGTGTGAAATGCATACCAATCAGCCATAGCATGGCATGCATGAGGACAGTCGCTTTACCACAGACCTATGGCCAATATTCCACATCAGATCGTTCAGGCAATTTCGAATCTAAATAAATCATCATTGAGAACGAAAATTGTCTTCATTTGACTAGTGAGTGGAGTTTCATCTGGTTATAATTTGTACTGTTCACGTTTTCAACAATAATATTCGAACTCTACTGTATCAAATACACCTTGTGTACACGTGTAATCAAAACTATGATTTTATTACACGATTGTTGTTTTTTAGCATCACGAAAGTGAACACAATTGGAAGCGATTTTTTACTTGTTGGACATCGTAGCAACAAACTGGTGAAAGGTTGCAACTGAATAGAAAAGAATTCGTTGTGTGCTGGAGTGGTACAATGGTGAGCATTTTACAAGGCTTGTGATCAGAAAGGATACCTGTGTTGCTCTTTTGTTTCAAGCTGAGAACACAGCTCTGCTCAAAGACAATGGAAGAAGATAAGGAGGTAAGTCGGCCATTAGCAAATATTATAGTTTTTTCGTACTTacaattggtaacaagcaatggacagctgttggtagtataaaacattgtggaaacggCTTCTTCTGAATTAACGCAGTTTTCTATAggaagaattaattttccactaaaatatttgaatttggtttaagtaggatttgaaaagtttggtttaagttttggttaaaagttttggtttaaatttggtttaagttgaatttggtttcgatacctcagaattagattttgtggtaccgaaatcaagcttctgctgaaagcacacaaattcatgtgacaagggcgttttttcttttattatctcgCTCTTCGACATACTAACTAatgtaacattttcaaaaatgtattatttgctgaaatgttttatgtttttctcAGACAGTTGAAATACTGTTTGCAACCTGTCtttatatacaaacaaatttgaggtttttacactttaaaggcactgggcactattggtaattactcaaaatgtttgctAGCTTTACAACTTAttcggtaacgagcaaaggacagtaattgttgatagtataaaacattggagaTCATTTCTCATTCAAAATAAGCTCTTTTAAAgatatatattatttttcaatttcgCTTGGGCAAGAGGGGATAAGGTTCTGACCTTAAgcttatgacgtcatttgagtagggcgccctcgctTAAAGGTCAACacgaggttgttcattggctaATACCGTGCGCCGCGCGTATCAATCTGTTCGTTTTCCATTATGTTTCATGATCGGTTTGCCTCATAAGGGCCATGTCATATGAGACAATGTACAGGAAACCAGTTTTATCCATTCTTAGCGATCTTaagacatgttttgttttaattactcATGTGGTATCAAAGTGGTCTCGTACAACATTCACTGTAGTtggttgcctcaaagttgcctGTACAAACTGCGTCGTTTAACAAGGCCCTTTAGGATAGCGGTGCTGTGACGACGTCCTAAAAAAAGGTCATTTTAATCTGGGAATTTGTGTTTTAATTGAGTCGTTTCTTATTTAGAGGCGACTCcaatttgtataaatttataaatagAAAGGCAATCTGTAAGTTCCTTAGTGAAATTGTTTTCATCGCTATTGATCTTGAGAATTGAAACGACCAGACAGAAAGAAACATTGATTTGTGCGGTGAAATGGATTGATGAAACTGTCTACGATGAAGCAGTGTATGAATGAGTATTTCATCATTGGTTTAACTCCCATATTTTAATCTAAACCATACATACTGTCCAAACAACCTGTGgggaaaaacaatcaaattttgatgattctacaacattttttttttttttctttttttcgttgACGAGAATTTTTGTACGCGTTGTCAGGTAATTGGAGCATTTCATAATACAATAGTGGAAGGAAATAAGTGAAGCATGACATGTCAATTAAAAAGAGAGGAGGCGAAAGCGGTGGCGTAAACACTAATGTGTCGTATATCACTTGTTCTAAATTCAACGTGTGTCCTAAATCCCATATGTGTCATAAATCTCGTGTCTTGAATTTCATGTGCTAAATCTTAGTCCCGAATCTCATGTGTTTTCCAAATCTTGCGCGTCTAAATTATTGTGTATGTCATTTTAGACAGTGGAAACTTGTCAaaggtggtgtatctcaacatgtgctcaaaataaaaaaaaaactgtgacaatttgagctcaattggtcgtcgaagttgcgagataataatgaaataagaaaacacccttgtcatacgaagttgtgtgtgttagattgttgatttcgagacctcaagttctaaatctgcggtctcgaaatcaaattcgtggaaaattagttctttctcgaaaactatggcacttcaaagggagctgtttctcacaaagttttaaacCGTCAACATTTTTCCATTACTCgtttaaaggttttatgctaataattactttgagtaattaccaatagtgtcctaaATCGTGTGTGTCCTAAATCTTAATATGTATGTCCCAAATTGTTCGCTTATTTGGATCGCGGCAATCGAATTAACTAACCGTACTACGACAACCTATTAAACGATTTTGACAATAATTTAGACGTAAAAGTTAATACTCTTGG from Asterias amurensis chromosome 17, ASM3211899v1 includes these protein-coding regions:
- the LOC139949570 gene encoding uncharacterized protein: MGSCPSKSAGKTESEPGSDDPTIKLNTLGEQNSTVDLGTNATPDDIDKDTPTPDKGVDTKPDTNSVKENTTDSLLDAVLNASPGITKENNPTLTETSGDIPPPPSPPPVEVDTPPPPPPVDLDVNIPPPPGPPPPVVAGPSTPSSSSDITPPPPSPPPIEIANVPAPPSPPPIDNVPPPPSPPKIQDVNDKPESADPANAQISEPSEAVVKPDTTVQIQPHADPKETTITILETAAGSSPAAPKMSTFGHPVTATGTDPTVDAAANSSNIPHETVVTVVSTAPKLSTFGTPILATDTEPSPNAEQSKPDDKQSSDVTITSQSPDSKTEDTVSLSKQNGKSSTPDVQVDARTHDDGKEVEIKLTLEDIPPPLLMSDDTVECNSLESGDDMKKRLFGTEFDPEKDGSKKGSMVRFYVLMIMATATFTLVSVVIALILFINLADLNTILGVRVGNGPTRPPTVTEIVKIEGEIRIRGLSLSSLQSWTNTTLKEYVTNVTTDAFMNSSYSGLYEQTTITELGQGSIIVTFTVQLKPLVRPSPSTDLQDGDMYCRYKAATSHLEKALNAMKINGSSDVTVVELDLYVGGKMVFGASPTTENPHQPGTTTTDAPQQSGSTTTRPMQLPSPTQVPPTVTLHQTPSTTKSTTETSTTSRPPDRSSTSTGSPQGRISTTSTKSSQSSSSTTTQTQAMTSVVDIESDQATTLNDVTTEMDTPTADGSQQPMTEAAPTTMSQSDAPMQLDMATTEEAPTTMSQSTTPMQTEMVTFEEASGSFRHRRETRTLLEFTTNQFTKEPSTNKLITRFTVDLSNPVCSQHPLNTCVQAGWSQNTTRTPNRFHLWSDTNQLVEVYTALMQDVDVTSQHGKELQRVTCSLLAPSCDDGLLGRNLPCRSACVNLVHALKDPTKAEALGALCSTSLPESDSGFICFQINGQQGDSQSSCSSGHCLNGGSCFDLNGQAYCRCSMEFGGDRCQIDPCTPNPCANGATCIGRVELITSYACGCQAGYHGKHCELSVGVLPAPSIPSEPVPSTIVVPVCLDVLPYGQFISDTKAPGWGIVKPLASCSPDARLMFCAMAHPEFHPQSALLYQQQRAPCREVCQRIFLECDILFQALDRNVPGICEGLGTDQTEVEHFCTQY